Below is a genomic region from Streptantibioticus cattleyicolor NRRL 8057 = DSM 46488.
GAACGATACGTAAGTGCCGCCGAAAAGGCTCTTGATGCCGTTCAGGTCCACTTTCGCATCACCGGGGACCACGGCCAGCACGTATTTGGTGACCTTCTTTCCGATCTTGACCATGACCACGATGCATTTCGCGGCCTCGGAGACGTCGTTGCCGCGCATCGGGCTGACGATCTCGGTCCGCCCCTCCGGTGGATGGTCGATCAACCGGTACTGGGCGCCGCGACTGTCGAGAAAGTCGATGAGCTTGTCGTATGTGCTCTCGGTTTCCATGAACACCTCTCAGCCGCCGTGCCGGCGGTCGGTGGGAAGCTCGGAGACGGTGAGTGTAGCCGTCCCGGAAGGGGTGTCCGAAAGCGCGTTGTGACGACGGGTCAGACGGTCTACGACTTTTGACGCACCCGTGGTGTGCCGTCGGCTCCATTTCCCTGACCGCCACCTCCACCTAGGGTCGGTCGGACCGGGCCGCCGGTGCCGGAGGAGGAAGTCGCCCACCGCACCGCACCGCGGCCCCGCCGCGCCGGCCGCCGGATCCGTGAGACCGCCATGGGAGGAGCCCAGCCCTATGCCGTCGTCCGTGAACCGCACCAGCCGCACCGAGCCCGCCGGCCACCACCGCGAGTTCCCCCTCTCCCTCGCCGCCATCGACGAACTCGTCGCCGAGGAGGAGGCCGAGGACGCCCGGGTGCTCCATCTGACCGCCAACGAAACCGTGCTCAGCCCCCGCGCGCGAGCCGTGCTCGCCTCCCCGCTCACCTCCCGCTACCTGCTGGAACACCTGGACATGCGCGGACCGTCACCGGCCCGGCTGGGCAACCTGCTGCTGCGCGGGCTGGACCGGATCGGCACCATCGAGGAGTCGGCCACCGAGGTGTGCCGCCGGCTCTTCGGCGCCCGGTACGCCGAGTTCCGCTGCCTGTCCGGACTGCACGCGATGCAGACCACGTTCGCCGCGCTCTCCCGCCCCGGGGACACCGTGATGCGGGTGGCCACCAAGGACGGCGGCCACTTCCTGACCGAGCTGATCTGCCGCTCGTTCGGCCGGCGCAGCTGCACCTACGTCTTCGACGACACCATGACCATCGACCTGGAGCGCACCCGGGAGGTGGTCGAGAAGGAGCGGCCGAGCCTGCTGTTCGTGGACGCGATGAACTACCTGTTCCCCTTCCCGATCGCCGAGTTGAAGGCGATCGCCGGGGACGTCCCGCTGGTCTTCGACGCCTCGCACACCCTCGGCCTCATCGCCGGCGGCCGGTTCCAGGACCCGCTGCGCGAGGGCGCCGACCTGCTCCAGGCCAACACCCACAAGACGTTCTTCGGCCCGCAGAAGGGCATCATCCTCGGCAACGACCGTTCCCTGATGGAGGAGTTGGGGTACACCCTGTCCACCGGGATGGTCAGCAGCCAGCACACCGCCTCCACGGTGGCGCTCCTGATCGCGCTGCACGAGATGTGGTACGACGGCCGGGAGTACGCGGCCCAGGTGATCGACAACGCCCGCCGCCTCGCCGGTGCGCTGCGCGACCGCGGGGTGCCGGTGGTGGCCGAGGAACGCGGGTTCACCGCCAACCACATGTTCTTCGTGGACACCCGGCCGCTCGGCAGCGGTCCGGCGGTCATCCAGCGCCTGGTCCGGGCCGGTGTCTCGGCCAACCGCGCGGTGGCCTTCAACCACCTGGACACCATCCGCTTCGGCGTGCAGGAGATCACCCGGCGCGGATACGACCACGACGACCTGGACGAGGCCGCCGACCTGGTCGCCGCCGTGCTGCTGGAACGTCAGGAGCCGGAGCGGATCCGGCCGCGCGTCGCCGAACTCGTCGGCAGGCGGCGCACGGTGCGGTACACCGGCGACCCGGCGTCCGCCGCCGGCCCCCCGGCGCGCGAGCGGTACGCGCCCCCCACCGCCCCGGCCGGCCACCCCGCGCGGCCCCGCTGGATCGGGGTACGGCTGACCCCGCTGCCCGAGCCGGTCACCGAGGCGGAGTGCGCCGGGGCACAACGGCTCGGCCGGCTGGCCGGAGCCTTCCCGCACCAGATCGACTCGTCCGGCAACGTCAGCTTCACCAGCACCGACGGACGCCTCTTCGTCACCGGCAGCGGCACCTACATCAAGGACCTCGCCCCCGGTGACTTCGTGGAACTCACCGGCGCCGAGGGGTGGACGCTGCACTGCCGCGGCGACGGCCCGCCGTCCGCCGAGGCGTACCTGCACCACCTGCTGCGCGAGCGGGTCGGCGCCCGCTACGTGGTGCACAACCACTGCATCCCCGGCCGGGCGCTGGAGACCTCCGGCGCCCTGGTGATCCCGCCCAAGGAGTACGGCAGCGTCGCGCTGGCCGAGGCGGTCGCCGACGCCTGCCAGGACAGCCAGGTGATGTACGTGCGCCGGCACGGCCTGGTGTTCTGGGCGCACTCCTACGACGAGTGCCTCGCCCTCATCGAGGACGTCCGCCGGATCACCGGCTGACCGCGTCCCCGCCGCGCGCCCCGACCAGGCCGAGACCGTCCATGTAGTCACGGCAGTGGACGACCAGTCCGTCCCGGACCCGCAGCACCAGCAGACCCGGCAGGGTGAGCGCGGCGGGCCGGGACGGCAGCGCGGCCACCACCACGTGCTCCCCGACGACCACCTCCGGGTCGCCGGTGTCGTACACCGCCACCTCCGCGACCTCCGACACCCGCACCGCACTGGCGCCCCGCACCGCGCGGTACCCGGCGCGCACCGCCTCCCGCCCCTCGTACCGCGCGGGGAAGCCGCATGGCCCGGTGGCTGGCACGGGGACTGCGGTACGGGGACGGCTCCGTTCACACGAGGGTGGTCGGCGGCCGGCGCCGGTGATCGGCCGGATGGAGGGCGTCCCCCGGTCGGCGTCGCGTTTCCGCCACCACGGTGCTAGTTTAGACATTGTCCAAACTAGCCGACAGGGGGAGGGCGGATGACCGGCGCGCACCCCACCGACGCCATCGCCGAGCGCCTGCGCGGGGCCGGCCTGCGGGCCACCCGGCCGCGGCTTGCGGTGGCCGGCGCGCTGCGCGCGATGGGCGGCCACCACACCGCCGACGAGGTCCACGCACACCTGGCCGAGCACGGCACCGAACTGCCGAGGACCAGCGTCTACAACGCCCTGGTCGCCCTCGCCGGATCCGGCATCGCGCTCCGCGCCGACGTGGGCCCCGGGGCGGCGGTGTACGAGTTCGCCGACACCTGGCACCACCACTTCGTCTGCCTGCGGTGCGGACAGGTCACCGACGTCACCTGCCTGGTCGGCGCCAAGCCCTGCCTGACCGCCGGGCAGGAGGTGGGCCGGGTCGACGAGGCGCAGGTCATCTTCCGCGGCGTCTGCCGCGACTGCCTCGCCGCCCACGGCCCGGCCGGCGGCCGGACACCGCCATCAGCACCCGCGGGAGCACCACCTCATGAGCACGAAGAACACTGACACCGCCACCACCGGGCCCCGCGATCGGCGCGCCGCCGCCCGGTTCCGCGCCGCCCTCGACTCCGAGCGGCGCAGCGCCGCGCTGTACCGGGGGCTGGCCGACGGCGCCACCGGCGAACGGCAACGCATCTTCCTGGAACTCTCCGCCGTCGAGGAACGGCACGCGCGCCACTGGGCGGACAAGCTCACCGCCCTCGGCGAACCCGTCCCCCGCCCCGGCCGCACCGGGGTCCGCACCCGCGCCCTGTCCTGGCTGGCCCGCCGGTTCTCCGCGGACGCCGTCCTGCCGCTCGTCGAACGCGCCGAGCACGCCGACGCCGGCCTGTACCAGGGCGACCCGGACGCCGCCCCGGGGATGGCCGCCGACGAACGCTCGCACGCCCGCGTCCTGACCCGGCTGCGCGAGCAGACCCCGGCCACCCCGGAACAACTGGGCGGACGCGGCATCGCACAACGGGAGAGATGGCACCGCGGCGACCGCTCCGGAGCGCTGCGCGCCGCGGTCTTCGGCGTCAACGACGGCCTGGTCTCCAACACCGCGCTGGTGATGGGGTTCGCCGGATCCGGCGCCGGCGCCACCACCATCCTCTTCGCCGGCGTCGCCGGACTGCTCGCCGGCGCCTTCTCCATGGCGGCCGGTGAGTACGTCTCCATGCGCAGCCAGCGCGAGGCGTACGAGCGGGAGATCGCCCTGGAGGCCGACGAACTGCGCGACGACCCCGAGGCGGAGGCCGAGGAACTCGCCCTGATCTACCGCGCCAAGGGCCTCCCCGCCGACGAGGCGGAACGGGTCGCGGCCACCATCATGAAGGACCAGGAGACCGCGCTGGAGACCATGGCCCGCGAGGAACTCGGCCTCGACCCCGAGGAACTCGGCTCGCCGTGGTCGGCGGCGCTCTCCAGCCTGATCGCCTTCGCCCTCGGTGCCGTGGTGGTCGTCGTCCCCTACCTGTTCGCCTCCGGCACCGCCGCGTCCGTCGCCGCCGTGGCCCTGGCCGCCGCCGCGCTGTTCACCGTCGGCGCGGTGCTCGGCGCCCTCAACGGCCGCTCCCCGCTGCGCTCCGGGGCCCGGCAACTGCTCGTCGGCGCGGGTGCCGCCGCCGCGGTCTTCGGCATCGGGCACGTGGTCGGCACCGGGGCGGCGTGACATGACGGCGACGCTGGAGCTGGCGGTCCTGGTGGGCCTCCAGGCGGCCGGCAAGTCGACGTTCTACCGGCAGCGACTGGCCGGACGGTACGCGCTGGTCAGCAAGGACCGGTACCCCCGGGCCGCGCGCGGCAAGCAGCGCCGGCAGATGCGCGAGGTGACCGAGGCGCTGGCCGCCGGAACCTGCGTGGCGGTCGACAACACCAACCCCACCCCGGACGAATGGTGGCCGCTGCTGGCCGCCGGACACGCCCACGGAGCCGCCGTCACGGCCTACTGGTTCCCGCCCGACCTCACCGGCTCCCTGCGGCGCAACGCCACCCGCACCGGGCGCGGACGCGTCCCCGACATCGGCGTCCGCGCCACCGCCGCCCGGCTGCGCCGACCGAGCACGGCCGACGGGTTCGACGCCGTGCGCGAGGTCCGGTTCGACGGGCACGGCGGGTTCGAGGTCCGCCCCGCCACACCGCAGTGACGGGTCACGCGGCTGCCCGCCCGGTATCGTCCCGCCCCGGATACACCATCCGGCCGCGCGCCAGCAGCTCCCGCACCGTACGGTCGGGGTCGCAACGGCGTTCCAGCAGGGCGAGCCGGGCGGCGTCGGACCTGGTGGCGACCCGCGGCGGCATGAACAGCCGGCAGCAGTCCTCGTCCGGCAGCTGCGAGATCACCTCGGTGCCGATCCGGGCCGCCTCCGCCATGATCTCCTTCTTGTCCCAGCCGAGCAGCGGACGCAGCACCGGAAGCGGGGCCGCCTCGTCGACCGCGGCGAGGTTGGAGAGCGTCTGGCTCGCCACCTGACCCAGGCTGTCCCCGGTGACCAGGGCCGCCGCGCCCCACCCACGGGCCAGCTCGCCGGCGGCCCGGACCATCAGCCGCCGCTGCGCCACGATCTGCCACCGCCCCGCCCCCGCCGTGGCCAGCGACCGCTGCGCCGCCCCCAGCGGCACGATCAGCAGCCGCGGCCCCGGCTGGTAACGGCCCAGCTCCCGCACGAGCGCGTACGCCTTGTACGCGGAGGCCGGGCCGGTGTACGGGGCACCGGTGAAGTGCACGAAGTCGCAGTGGAGCCCGCGCCGCATCGCCCGGTGAGCGGCCACCGGCGAGTCGTACCCACCCGAGAGCAGCACCACGGCCCGCCCGCTGCACCCCACCGGCAGCCCGCCCTGGCCCCGCAACCGGTCCAGCGACAGGTGGACCGCGCCCCGGTCCACCTCCACCGCCACCTCGACGGCCGGGGTGGTCAGATCGACCGGCAGCCCCAGTTCGTCGTGGACCCGGGCGCCGACCAGGGTGGCCAACTCGTCCGACCGCAACGGGAACGACTTGTCGCGCCGCCGCGCCCGTACCGCGAAACCACCCGCCACCGGGGTCCGCTCCCGCAGCAGATCGACCGCCGCCCGCGCCACCACCTCCGGCGACGGCGCCACCGCGACCGCGGGCTGCACCACGTCGAACCCCATGACGTCCCTCGCCCGCCGCACCAACTCCGTCACCGGAGCCTCCGGCGCCCGCGGCGACGACACCACGGTGACGCTGCCCGCCGTCTCGATCCGTACCGGGGTGCCGACACCCCTCAGCGACGCCCGCAGATTGCGCCGCAGTTGTGCCTCGAACCGGTCGCGGTTGCGGCCCTTGAGGACCACCTCGCCGTGTTTGAGGAGAACGCATCGGCGCATCGTGTCCCACACCTCCCACGTCCGCCGCGCGGCTGCGCGCCGCCCCCGGTGCGGCGGTGGCGCGCGGATCAGGCCGCGGTGGTCAGATCCGCCCAGTGCACCGCGTGGTGGTCCGCCCGCCGCTCGCCGTGCGCGGCGGCGACCTCATCGATGATGCGCAGGCCGCGGCCGTGTTCGGCGGGCATGCCGCTGGCGGCCCAGTCGCCCTGGCGGCGGGCCGGCCCGCCGTCGGCGACCTCCACCCGCACCTGGCCGGTGTCCGGGTCGCGGATCAGCCGCAACGACAGCGGTGGCCTGGCGTGTTCCACCGCGTTGGTCACCAGCTCCGACACCACCAGCAGCACCTTGTCCGCGGTGCGCCGGTCGACCCGCCAGGCGGCGAGCGTCTCCAGCGTGGTGCGACGCGCCTGCCTCGACGCCTCGGGGCGGTGCGGCAGCGAGACCGCACGCACCTGATCCTCCCCGCCCGCCGCGTCCGCGCACCGCGAGCGGGGCTGCCGGTCGTCACTGAAGGCCGTGTCCAATCGGATCATCTCCCGTACCGTAAACACCTCGTCACCGCCGCGGATTCCTCCGCCACACCAGGCGGGCTGCCCCCACGCGAGGCCGGCGGCGGTCGGCACCAGGAAGTCGGGTACCCCGATCCGGCCGGAAGTCACGAGGACGACGGGGCGCCTTCACACCGGGGTCGTCGCCGTTGTGACCCGTCACAACGCCTGGCCGACCGCTCCCTGGACCCACCGAGCGGTTTCGGACGGATCACGGCACCGGAACACGGTGTCTTCACGCGTCGCGCACATCGCCTCCACCGCAGGCGGCGCGGGGTGACGGCGACCGGCCGGGGGCCATATCGACGGGCGCGGGCCCGGCCGAGGTATGCGCATGGTGCGTTGACCGCCGCGCGGCGGCTCACTACAGTCTCGCAGCGCCCGGTCAAGTAAGGAATCTTTCCTTTTCCGCCGGAACCGCCGCTTTCGGAGAGCCGCCGCTCTCGCTGTACCGCCCTCTCGGAGAACCGCCGCGTCACCGCCTCCCGGCCGGCCCCGCCCCGTCCGGCGGGCCCGCCCACCTGATGTCGTCCACCGACCAGGAGACCTCGGAAAGGCAGGACTCATGCACGCCCTGAAGCGATTGGGCCCCCCGGTCGGCGTCGCCCTCGGCGCCGCCGCCCTCGCCGTCCTCACCGCCGGCCCCGCCTTCGCCGGCATCCCCTTCGGCCAGCCGATGAGCGGCCGGGCGACCTGGTACGACGACGCCGGCTACAGCGCGTGCGGCACCCCGATCGACGCCTCGACGCAGCCCATAGTGGCCGTCGGCCCTTCCTGGTGGACCTCCGCCAACCCCAACAACGACCCGCTGTGCGGCGGCGTGTCGGTGAAGGTGACCTACAACGGCACCACCATCACCGTCCCGATCCGGGACAAGTGCTTCTCCTGCGACGCCGGCCACATCGACCTCAGCGTCCCGGCGTTCCGCCAGCTCGCCGACCTGGGGGTGGGCACCATCAACGTGACCTGGCAGTTCGTGCAGGGGTGAGGTGATGGACTGACGTGCCGTCAGCTCCAGATCTACTGGAGCTGACGGCACGTCATATTTGTGTCCGCGTCGGGGCGCTCAGGGCGTTCAAAGTGCCCAGGGTGCGCTCGGCGCCCAGCCAGCGTCGTCGCTCCGGGAGACGGTTGGGGTCGCAAATGTGAGCGCTAACAGCCTGCCCCCGTGCGGGACGGATGAGCCTTGCCCTCGCATCGGCGGCCCGTCTGCGGCGTGTGCCTGTAGTATGCGCGCTCACATTTCCCGAACCGTCACGGGAACCACGGCCGTGCCGTCCCCCCCGCAGCACTTCCGTTCCTGTTCTGCCATGAGACCGGGCCTGGCGGCCTGGCGGTCTGTCGGCCTCGGCCCGTGGCCGCCGGGCTCGTTGTGCGGAACGTTGTCGTCCGGTTCGGGGGTATAACCGGGTTATGGGTGGGGGTCAGGGGTTGGTGGAGGGGCCGGAGGGGCGGACGAGGCCGGTTTCGTAGGCGATGACGACGGCTTGGGCGCGGCTGCTGAGGTCGAGTTTGGTCATGGTGCGGTTGAGGTGGGTCTTGACGGTGGATTCGCTCATCATGAGGCGGTCGGCGATCTCGGCGTTGGTGAGGCCCTTGGCGACCAGGGAGAGGACTTCCGACTCGCGGGCGGTGAGGGGGGCGAGGGTGGGGGAGTGGACGGCGGGCGGGGGGAGCGGGCGGGTGTGGGCTTCCACGAGGCGGCGGGTGATGTGCGGGTCGAGGAGGGTGTTGCCCTCGGCGACCGTGCGGACGGCGGAGAGCAGTCGTTGTGGCGGGATGTCCTTGAGCAGGAAGCCGTCGGCGCCGGCTTTGAGCGCGGAGTAGACGTATTCGTCCAGGTCGAAGGTGGTCAGCACCAGGACGTGGGGACGGTGGGGCGCGTCGTCGGCGAGGAGGCGCCGGGTGGCCTCGACGCCGTCGAGGACCGGCATGCGGATGTCCATGAGCACGACGTCGGGGTGGTGGGCCTGGGCCAGCCGGACCGCTTCGTCGCCGTCGGCGGCCTCGCCGACCACGTCCATCCCCGGGGTGGCCCGGATGAGGGCGGCCACCCCGGCGCGGATGAGGATCTGGTCGTCGGCGACGAGCACCCGGATCGGCGGCTCGTCCTGGTTCACCTGGTGTCTCCTGATCGCATGGCCGGACGGGTCCGCGGTGCGGGGCGCGCCGGGGAGGCGCCGGTGGAAGGCGGTGTGGTGCGGAGCGCGTACCCCGGGTCGCGCACGGCCGCTGGGCCGCCACGGGTACGCCGATGACCGTCTGCCCCATTCATGGGGAGCACTTTACGGTCTGGTCTACCGCGGAGGTTCGACGTTCCGGTTGCGTACCGCGGAAGTTGTAGCGGGCTGTCAGGTCTGTGAGGGACGACTGCGCGGGGGCCGTCCGCCTAACGTCACGGTCACCGGTCGTCGCGGGTCTTGTCGGGCGGGCCGGTGTGAAGGGGCTTACGGGGGAGGCGGTTGTGATGGAACGGGCGGTCGTGGAACGGGAGTCGGGCGTCGGGCGGGGGCTGGGCGGTTTCGGTGACGTGGGGGTGGTCGGGGAAGAGGGCGCGGATGTGCGGGAGTTGGGGGCGCTGCGGTTGTCGGTGCTGAGTTTCGCGGCGGCGCCCCGGGTGCGGGGTGGGGTGTCGGGTGGGGTGCCGGCGTGGCAGGTGGCCATGGTGGCGTGTGGCAGTGTGCTGGTGGCGTCGCGGCGGGGTGCGGCGCGGTTGGAGGCCGGGGACCTGGTGCTGTGGGAGCCCGGTCAGTCGATCGACCGGGCCGTAGCGGCGGTCGAGGGGCCGGCGCCGCGGGTGCTGGTGCTGCATCTGCCCGATCACCTGTTGCCGGTGTCCCCGGCGGCGTTGCGGGAGTTGACCGCGCGGCCGGTGCGGTCGGAACGCGGGGCGGCGGCCTGTCTCGCCCGGGTGCTGGAGGAGTTCGGCCGCCGGGGACGGGAGGTGGCCGCGGCCGAGGAGCCGTGGCTGGCCCGCGCGGCGGCCGACCTGGCGGCGGCGTTCGTGGCCGGCCTGGCCGGAACGCCCACTGTCGGCGACAACGGTCCGGGCCCGGCGGCGGTCCCGGACCGGCAGGGCGCGCTGTTGCGGGACGTCATGGCATACATCGAACGACACCTGTCCGACCCGTTGTTGTCACCCGGAACCATCGCCGCCGCCCACCACATCTCGGTGCGCTATCTGCACCGGCTCTTCCAGCGGGAACGGTCCACGGTGAGCGGCTATGTCCGCGACCGCCGACTGGAGCGCTGCCGTGCCGACCTCGCCGACCCGGCGCTGGCCGCGCACAGCGTGAGCCGGATCCGCACCGGCTGGGGCTTCCGCGACGCGGCGGCGTTCAGCCGGACGTTCAAGAGGACGTACGGGATGGCCCCCAGCGAGTACCGTCGGCTGACCGGGACCGGGACCGGGACCGGGTCGGGGCCGGGAGCCGGGGGACGGCCGGGCCGTTAGCCCGCCGGTGCGGAGGTGTGGGGGAGGGGTTGCGGGGCGGGCGTCGCGGGTCAGGCGTCACGGGCAGCCGTCGCGTACCGGATGTCGCGGGCCATCCGCGACGGGGCTGCCGTCGCGAGCGGACGCGACGCCGACGACCGGGCGGCCAACCCCTCCGCCGCTCGCGCTCACCGCGTCGGCGGGACAACCCCCCATCCCACACGGCCCCTCAACCCCGCAGCGCCGGCCACGTCTTCACCCCCACCTGGCCGTCGACCTGGAGGTGGTGGTCGCGTTGGAAGGCGCGGACGGCGGCGCGGGTGTCGGTGCCGAACTGGCCGTCGATGCCGCTGGGGCCGAGGGGGTAGCCGTGGGCGGCGAGGAGGCATTGGGCCTCGCGGACCCGGTCGCCCTGGTCGCCGTACCGGGTGAGGGCGGTGCCGGAGTAGTAGGGGCAGTTGGGCCGTGGCTGGGACGGGGGCGGGGCCGGGCGGGGGTTCCGGGGGCGGCGGTGACGGTGATGGTGGCGGGGCGGGCTGGTCGGGGCGGGCGGGGCGTCGGCAGGTTGGGGCTGGGCGGGGGCGCCGGGGTTCGCGGCGGGGCCGGTGGGGACGAGTACGACGGTGGTGCGCGGCGAGGGCGCGGCGGGTGCCGGATCCGACGGGGCCGACGTGGCGGGGTGGGCCCGGGAGGCCACGGGGGCGGCGGAGGACGGTCGCGTACCGGGCAGGACGAGCAGCAGTGCCGCCGTGGCGGCAGCGGCCACCGTGACGGCGGCGGTGAGGACGGGGAGCGGGACGCGGCGGCGCCGGGGCGGGGACTGTGCGGGCGGCGGGGGAGCCGGGCCGCGGCGGGCGACGGTGGAACGGTCCAGTGGTGAGCGGCTGGTGGCCCGGCCGGACCAGTTGGCGCGTGCCGTGATCTCGGTGGCGAGGGGGTGCGGCCACTGGTCGGCCGGGGGGTGGCGCCGGGCGGTGTCGGCCACGTCCTGTGGGGTGGGCCGGGCGGCCGGGTCCTTGTCGAGGCAGCGGCGGACGAGGTCGGCGAGGGCCGGGTCCGCGCGGGTGAGGAGGGTGAGCGCCGCGGCGCTGGGCGGGGCGTGGACGACGCGGTGGACGACCTCGGAGGTGGAGCCCTCGCCGAACGGCGGCAGCGCGGTGGCGGCGTGCACGAGGAGGGAGCCGAGGGAGAAGACGTCGGAGGCCGTGGTGACGTCGCGGCCCTCCGCCTGCTCCGGTGACATGAACGCGGGGGTCCCCACCTGCTGGCCGGTCGT
It encodes:
- a CDS encoding VIT1/CCC1 transporter family protein, which gives rise to MSTKNTDTATTGPRDRRAAARFRAALDSERRSAALYRGLADGATGERQRIFLELSAVEERHARHWADKLTALGEPVPRPGRTGVRTRALSWLARRFSADAVLPLVERAEHADAGLYQGDPDAAPGMAADERSHARVLTRLREQTPATPEQLGGRGIAQRERWHRGDRSGALRAAVFGVNDGLVSNTALVMGFAGSGAGATTILFAGVAGLLAGAFSMAAGEYVSMRSQREAYEREIALEADELRDDPEAEAEELALIYRAKGLPADEAERVAATIMKDQETALETMAREELGLDPEELGSPWSAALSSLIAFALGAVVVVVPYLFASGTAASVAAVALAAAALFTVGAVLGALNGRSPLRSGARQLLVGAGAAAAVFGIGHVVGTGAA
- a CDS encoding AAA family ATPase, giving the protein MTATLELAVLVGLQAAGKSTFYRQRLAGRYALVSKDRYPRAARGKQRRQMREVTEALAAGTCVAVDNTNPTPDEWWPLLAAGHAHGAAVTAYWFPPDLTGSLRRNATRTGRGRVPDIGVRATAARLRRPSTADGFDAVREVRFDGHGGFEVRPATPQ
- a CDS encoding helix-turn-helix domain-containing protein translates to MERAVVERESGVGRGLGGFGDVGVVGEEGADVRELGALRLSVLSFAAAPRVRGGVSGGVPAWQVAMVACGSVLVASRRGAARLEAGDLVLWEPGQSIDRAVAAVEGPAPRVLVLHLPDHLLPVSPAALRELTARPVRSERGAAACLARVLEEFGRRGREVAAAEEPWLARAAADLAAAFVAGLAGTPTVGDNGPGPAAVPDRQGALLRDVMAYIERHLSDPLLSPGTIAAAHHISVRYLHRLFQRERSTVSGYVRDRRLERCRADLADPALAAHSVSRIRTGWGFRDAAAFSRTFKRTYGMAPSEYRRLTGTGTGTGSGPGAGGRPGR
- a CDS encoding cysteine/serine endopeptidase inhibitor, which codes for MHALKRLGPPVGVALGAAALAVLTAGPAFAGIPFGQPMSGRATWYDDAGYSACGTPIDASTQPIVAVGPSWWTSANPNNDPLCGGVSVKVTYNGTTITVPIRDKCFSCDAGHIDLSVPAFRQLADLGVGTINVTWQFVQG
- a CDS encoding nuclear transport factor 2 family protein; protein product: MPATGPCGFPARYEGREAVRAGYRAVRGASAVRVSEVAEVAVYDTGDPEVVVGEHVVVAALPSRPAALTLPGLLVLRVRDGLVVHCRDYMDGLGLVGARGGDAVSR
- a CDS encoding response regulator, giving the protein MNQDEPPIRVLVADDQILIRAGVAALIRATPGMDVVGEAADGDEAVRLAQAHHPDVVLMDIRMPVLDGVEATRRLLADDAPHRPHVLVLTTFDLDEYVYSALKAGADGFLLKDIPPQRLLSAVRTVAEGNTLLDPHITRRLVEAHTRPLPPPAVHSPTLAPLTARESEVLSLVAKGLTNAEIADRLMMSESTVKTHLNRTMTKLDLSSRAQAVVIAYETGLVRPSGPSTNP
- a CDS encoding YbaK/EbsC family protein, translating into METESTYDKLIDFLDSRGAQYRLIDHPPEGRTEIVSPMRGNDVSEAAKCIVVMVKIGKKVTKYVLAVVPGDAKVDLNGIKSLFGGTYVSFATPEIAERLAGSVAGTILPFSFHPDLELIVDPSLLEKEEIYFNAARLDRSMALRTKDYLTLTDPRTEPIAATG
- a CDS encoding serine/threonine-protein kinase — its product is MPEKDPAHPWAAELTAADLERLGARPLRPADPIAIGPYRLLARLGGGGMGRLFLGRRTDLEAGGDPGYRADALVAVKVIRPEYAEDPRFRRRFEREVDAVGRVHGRYTAALLGSGFDDAEHLWLATAYVPGPSLGDAVDRHGPLPAPVVRRLAAEVGAALATIAATGIVHRDLKPSNVLLGPDGVRVIDFGVAHTAGASLLTTTGQQVGTPAFMSPEQAEGRDVTTASDVFSLGSLLVHAATALPPFGEGSTSEVVHRVVHAPPSAAALTLLTRADPALADLVRRCLDKDPAARPTPQDVADTARRHPPADQWPHPLATEITARANWSGRATSRSPLDRSTVARRGPAPPPPAQSPPRRRRVPLPVLTAAVTVAAAATAALLLVLPGTRPSSAAPVASRAHPATSAPSDPAPAAPSPRTTVVLVPTGPAANPGAPAQPQPADAPPAPTSPPRHHHRHRRPRNPRPAPPPSQPRPNCPYYSGTALTRYGDQGDRVREAQCLLAAHGYPLGPSGIDGQFGTDTRAAVRAFQRDHHLQVDGQVGVKTWPALRG
- a CDS encoding Fur family transcriptional regulator gives rise to the protein MTGAHPTDAIAERLRGAGLRATRPRLAVAGALRAMGGHHTADEVHAHLAEHGTELPRTSVYNALVALAGSGIALRADVGPGAAVYEFADTWHHHFVCLRCGQVTDVTCLVGAKPCLTAGQEVGRVDEAQVIFRGVCRDCLAAHGPAGGRTPPSAPAGAPPHEHEEH
- a CDS encoding ATP-binding protein — protein: MIRLDTAFSDDRQPRSRCADAAGGEDQVRAVSLPHRPEASRQARRTTLETLAAWRVDRRTADKVLLVVSELVTNAVEHARPPLSLRLIRDPDTGQVRVEVADGGPARRQGDWAASGMPAEHGRGLRIIDEVAAAHGERRADHHAVHWADLTTAA
- a CDS encoding fluorothreonine transaldolase; amino-acid sequence: MPSSVNRTSRTEPAGHHREFPLSLAAIDELVAEEEAEDARVLHLTANETVLSPRARAVLASPLTSRYLLEHLDMRGPSPARLGNLLLRGLDRIGTIEESATEVCRRLFGARYAEFRCLSGLHAMQTTFAALSRPGDTVMRVATKDGGHFLTELICRSFGRRSCTYVFDDTMTIDLERTREVVEKERPSLLFVDAMNYLFPFPIAELKAIAGDVPLVFDASHTLGLIAGGRFQDPLREGADLLQANTHKTFFGPQKGIILGNDRSLMEELGYTLSTGMVSSQHTASTVALLIALHEMWYDGREYAAQVIDNARRLAGALRDRGVPVVAEERGFTANHMFFVDTRPLGSGPAVIQRLVRAGVSANRAVAFNHLDTIRFGVQEITRRGYDHDDLDEAADLVAAVLLERQEPERIRPRVAELVGRRRTVRYTGDPASAAGPPARERYAPPTAPAGHPARPRWIGVRLTPLPEPVTEAECAGAQRLGRLAGAFPHQIDSSGNVSFTSTDGRLFVTGSGTYIKDLAPGDFVELTGAEGWTLHCRGDGPPSAEAYLHHLLRERVGARYVVHNHCIPGRALETSGALVIPPKEYGSVALAEAVADACQDSQVMYVRRHGLVFWAHSYDECLALIEDVRRITG
- the thiI gene encoding tRNA uracil 4-sulfurtransferase ThiI, yielding MRRCVLLKHGEVVLKGRNRDRFEAQLRRNLRASLRGVGTPVRIETAGSVTVVSSPRAPEAPVTELVRRARDVMGFDVVQPAVAVAPSPEVVARAAVDLLRERTPVAGGFAVRARRRDKSFPLRSDELATLVGARVHDELGLPVDLTTPAVEVAVEVDRGAVHLSLDRLRGQGGLPVGCSGRAVVLLSGGYDSPVAAHRAMRRGLHCDFVHFTGAPYTGPASAYKAYALVRELGRYQPGPRLLIVPLGAAQRSLATAGAGRWQIVAQRRLMVRAAGELARGWGAAALVTGDSLGQVASQTLSNLAAVDEAAPLPVLRPLLGWDKKEIMAEAARIGTEVISQLPDEDCCRLFMPPRVATRSDAARLALLERRCDPDRTVRELLARGRMVYPGRDDTGRAAA